In Puntigrus tetrazona isolate hp1 unplaced genomic scaffold, ASM1883169v1 S000000586, whole genome shotgun sequence, a single window of DNA contains:
- the nfxl1 gene encoding LOW QUALITY PROTEIN: NF-X1-type zinc finger protein NFXL1 (The sequence of the model RefSeq protein was modified relative to this genomic sequence to represent the inferred CDS: inserted 2 bases in 1 codon; substituted 1 base at 1 genomic stop codon) codes for MDPAWRQRGRGRGQARGHRPPGAVGSEVRGASEASDGDSSQSRFEKIRRSNQAAAQRLTTEPHSSSSEDEDDVSEEGGKQGKILQSALSPYTIHSGDAEIHLLEKTRHYLHEVCQSGGVTCLICIASVRRTQAVWSCVACYCIFHITCIQKWAKDSIFLVSSVTDEDFGKKDHPWPCPKCRYEYSPHQTPTRYYCYCGKEAEPVPDPWLLPHSCGQVCKREFKPSCGHHCLLLCHPGPCPPCPKMVSVSCLCGKSSCVPRRCSAKAWSCAQICGRTLPCRIHTCANICHAGECAPCPRVSLQSCECASARSSHXCSPEWHCDSAIXCVFLQVCGRPLSCGNHTCERVCHAGVCGQCPRAGNRSCSRGKTKSVLPCTVDVPTCGDTCGKKLDCGLHTCSMRCHRGACETCRQEVEKTCRCGRYSKLLPCHKEYLCESKCNKTRTCSRHQCKRKCCPGNCPPCDMNCGRMLGCRNHKCPSVCHQGSCYPCPEMVDVRCDCGSTQISVPCGRERSTRPPRCKELCRKPASCHHSSQEKHRCHSGPCPVCKQPCSQLLPGCVHLCPAPCHDQVLVKATDRATPAGPWEKPTTPAFVRTALPCPPCMEPIPTACLGEHEVSPVPCHTRGPFLCGRLCGRTLACGNHSCSFECHRVTSVPNSDKTKAGVECEVCEEGCLKPRPVGCSHPCVLACHRGPCPPCGLMVRLRCHCRISNLYIECVKFTSVDDQGKQLLSSCQNQCPKQLGCGHRCKLLCHAGDCDQSCGQRVKLKCPCKRIRKEFPCSRVRSETDLIVCDETCRELQKKHAEACAAEERAALEGEMRKQQAELEAFEKRQKGRRKKNRKVTEVETEEGVWHRYKLSFLMPICGVLLAVVAFCLLQLTNQEVDRE; via the exons ATGGACCCGGCCTGGAGGCAGAGGGGTCGTGGTCGGGGTCAGGCCAGGGGTCACCGTCCTCCTGGAGCtgtggggtcagaggtcagaggagcgAGCGAGGCCTCAGATGGAGACTCGTCTCAGTCCAGGTTTGAGAAGATCAGGAGGTCTAACCAGGCGGCTGCCCAGAGACTGACCACTGAGCCCCACAGCTCTTCCtctgaggatgaggatgatgttAGTGAGGAAGGAGGGAAGCAGGGGAAGATTCTGCAGTCGGCTCTGTCTCCGTACACCATTCACTCAG GTGATGCTGAAATCCATTTGCTGGAGAAGACCCGTCATTATTTACACGAGGTGTGTCAGTCTGGAGGAGTCACGTGTCTGATCTGCATCGCGTCTGTCAGGAGAACACAAGCT GTGTGGAGTTGTGTGGCCTGTTACTGTATTTTCCACATCACCTGCATTCAGAAATGGGCCAAAGACTCCATCTTCCTGGTGTCCTCAGTGACCGATGAGGATTTTGGTAAAAAAGATCACCCATGGCCGTG TCCCAAGTGCAGGTATGAGTACAGTCCTCACCAGACTCCCACCAGATACTACTGTTACTGCGGCAAGGAGGCGGAGCCTGTGCCCGacccctggctcctcccacacTCCTGTGGTCAGGTGTGTAAGCGCGAGTTTAAACCGTCATGTGGACATCACTGCCTGCTGCTGTGTCATccag gtccGTGCCCCCCCTGTCCTAAGATGGTGAGTGTTTCCTGTCTGTGTGGGAAGTCATCTTGTGTTCCACGCCGCTGCAGCGCTAAAGCTTGGAGCTGCGCACAGATCTGTGGACGGACACTTCCGTGCAGAATACACACCTGTGCAAACATCTGCCACGCAG GTGAATGTGCTCCGTGTCCGAGGGTCAGTCTGCAGTCATGTGAATGCGCCTCAGCTCGGAGCTCTCA GTGCTCTCCAGAGTGGCACTGTGACTCtg ctatatgatgtgtgtttctgcaggtgTGTGGTCGTCCTCTGTCCTGTGGGAATCACACATGTGAGCGTGTGTGTCACGCAGGTGTATGTGGACAATGTCCTCGTGCTGGAAATCGTTCCTGTTCTCGTGGAAAAACAA AGAGTGTGTTGCCGTGTACGGTTGATGTGCCCACCTGTGGAGACACCTGCGGGAAAAAACTGGATTGTGGTTTACACACCTGCTCAATGCGCTGCCACAGAGGAGCCTGTGAGACCTGCcgacag GAGGTAGAAAAGACGTGTCGATGTGGCCGCTACAGCAAGCTCCTGCCCTGTCATAAGGAATATCTCTGTGAGTCCAAGTGCAACAAGACACGGACCTGCAGCAGACACCAGTGCAAGAGAAAG tgttGTCCAGGGAACTGCCCTCCGTGTGACATGAACTGTGGGCGAATGTTGGGCTGCAGGAACCACAAATGTCCATCTGTCTGCCACCAAG gcaGCTGTTATCCGTGTCCAGAGATGGTGGATGTGCGCTGTGATTGTGGCTCAACTCAGATCTCTGTTCCCTGCGGCCGAGAGAGGAGCACCAGGCCGCCGCGCTGTAAGGAGCTCTGCAG GAAGCCGGCATCGTGCCATCACTCATCTCAGGAGAAGCACCGGTGTCACTCGGGCCCGTGTCCTGTCTGTAAGCAGCCCTGCAGTCAGCTCTTACCCGGCTGTGTCCACCTGTGTCCGGCTCCGTGTCACGACCAGGTGCTGGTTAAAGCCACTGACCGG GCCACTCCAGCTGGACCCTGGGAGAAGCCCACCACTCCTGCGTTTGTGAGAACGGCCCTACCGTGTCCCCCCTGCATGGAGCCCATTCCAAc AGCCTGTCTGGGGGAACACGAg gtgAGTCCGGTTCCATGTCACACTCGTGGGCCGTTCTTGTGCGGTCGTTTGTGTGGACGGACTTTAGCATGCGGGAATCATAGCTGCAGTTTTGAGTGCCATCGTGTGACCTCTGTGCCAAACTCAGACAAAACTAAG GCGGGTGTGGAGTGTGAGGTGTGTGAGGAGGGCTGTCTGAAGCCGCGTCCCGTGGGCTGCTCTCACCCGTGTGTTCTGGCCTGTCACCGCGGTCCCTGTCCTCCGTGTGGGCTGATGGTCCGTCTGCGCTGTCACTGCAGGATCTCCAACCTCTACatcgagtgtgt gaaGTTTACGTCTGTGGATGATCAGGGCAAACAGCTGCTGAGCTCCTGTCAGAATCAGTGTCCCAAACAG ctgggATGCGGGCACCGCTGTAAACTGCTGTGTCATGCGGGTGACTGTGATCAGAGCTGCGGTCAGCGAGTCAAGCTCAAGTGCCCCTGCAAGAGGATAAGAAAG gaattcCCCTGTTCTCGTGTGAGATCAGAGACTGACTTGATCGTGTGTGATGAGACGTGTCGAGAGTTACAGAAGAAACATGCAGAG gcctGTGCAGCAGAGGAAAGAGCCGCACTGGAGGGAGAAATGAGAAAACAGCAG GCTGAACTCGAGGCGTTTGAGAAACGACAGAAAGGACGAAGGAAGAAGAACAGGAAAGTCACAGAGGTGGAGACAGAGGAGGGAGTGTGGCACAGATATAAACTCAGCTTCCTGATGCCCATCTGCGGCGTCCTGTTGGCCGTGGTGGCGTTCTGTCTGCTGCAGCTGACCAATCAGGAGGTGGACAGAGAGTGA
- the cnga1b gene encoding cGMP-gated cation channel alpha-1 codes for MSARVRPLAPPTFLLEGVEPVAMATEDFIEKNHPDAGIYFNTNNSNNNEEEEKKKKKKEKKEKKEKKEKKEKKEKKEKKKESEEKEKEKEKEKEKEKEKEKEKKEPPKEIEVVDPAGNMYYNWLFVITCPVMYNWVLIIARACFEELQTDYLMYWFILDFLSDVVYVLDMVFRTRTGYLEQGLLVKDEKKLRDRYTESVQFKLDLASMVPTDIFYLFFGVKYPEIRMNKLLRVNRLFEFFQRTETRTNFPNVFRISNLVMYILIIIHWNACMYYSFSKAMGFGTDPFVYPDPSDPEFGRLVRKYAYSMYWSTLTLTTIGETPPPVKNEEYFFVVTDFLVGVLIFATIVGNVGSMITNANAARADFQARIDAIKQYMSFRKVTKDLEKRVIKWFDYLWTNKKAVDEREVLKYLPDKLRAEIAINVHLDTLKKVRIFADCEAGLLVELVLKLQPQVYSPGDYICKKGDIGREMYIIKEGKLAVVADDGVTQFVVLSDGSYFGEISILNIKGSRAGNRRTANIRSIGYSDLFCLSKDDLMEALTEYPDAKAMLEEKGRQILMKDNLLDLELAKQGPDPKDMEEKVVKIGSVLDDLQTRFARLLAEHEAAQGKLKKRVNKLEKKMTDSGGAGLSEMLDPEPTTAEKKEEKE; via the exons ATGTCTGCCCGAGTGAGGCCCCTGGCCCCGCCCACATTTCTCCTGGAGGGAGTGGAGCCGGTTGCGATGGCCACAGAGGATTTTAT AGAAAAGAATCACCCAGATGCTGGAATTTACTTCAAcacaaacaacagcaataacAATGAAGA agaggaaaaaaagaagaaaaagaaggaaaaaaaggagaaaaaaga gaaaaaagagaaaaaggaaaaaaaggagaagaaagaaaagaaaaaagagtcagaagagaaggagaaggagaaggagaaggaaaaggaaaaggaaaaggaaaaagaaaaagagaagaaagaacc ACCAAAGGAGATTGAGGTTGTGGATCCTGCAGGTAACATGTACTACAACTGGCTCTTCGTGATCACGTGTCCTGTGATGTACAATTGGGTTCTCATCATAGCCAG agCTTGCTTCGAGGAGCTGCAGACAGATTATCTCATGTACTGGTTCATCCTGGACTTCTTATCAGATGTGGTGTACGTGCTGGACATGGTGTTCAGGACCAGGACAG gATATCTGGAGCAGGGGTTGTTGGTGAAAGACGAGAAGAAACTTCGCGATCGCTACACAGAAAGCGTCCAGTTCAAGCTGGACTTGGCCTCTATGGTTCCAACAGACATCTTCTACTTGTTCTTCGGTGTAAAATACCCTGAGATTCGCATGAACAAGTTACTGAGGGTCAACCGCTTGTTTGAGTTTTTCCAGCGCACAGAGACACGGACTAACTTTCCCAACGTATTTCGAATCTCCAACCTTGTCATGTACATCCTGATCATCATCCACTGGAACGCCTGCATGTATTACTCCTTCTCCAAGGCGATGGGCTTCGGGACTGATCCGTTCGTGTATCCGGACCCCTCGGACCCGGAGTTTGGCCGCTTGGTGAGGAAGTACGCATACAGCATGTACTGGTCCACGCTCACACTTACCACCATCGGTGAAACACCGCCTCCAGTCAAAAACGAGGAGTACTTCTTCGTAGTGACAGACTTCTTGGTTGGTGTATTGATTTTCGCCACCATTGTCGGTAACGTGGGCTCCATGATCACCAACGCCAATGCGGCGCGAGCGGATTTCCAGGCTCGCATCGACGCCATCAAGCAGTACATGAGCTTCCGAAAGGTCACCAAAGACCTGGAGAAACGGGTCATCAAGTGGTTTGATTACTTGTGGACCAACAAGAAAGCGGTTGATGAGAGGGAAGTGCTGAAGTACCTACCGGACAAGCTGAGAGCGGAGATTGCTATCAACGTCCACCTGGACACTCTGAAGAAGGTGCGGATCTTTGCCGACTGCGAGGCCGGGctcctggtggagctggtgctGAAGCTCCAGCCTCAGGTTTACAGTCCCGGAGACTACATCTGCAAGAAGGGTGACATTGGCCGCGAGATGTACATCATTAAAGAAGGAAAGCTGGCCGTGGTGGCGGACGACGGAGTCACACAGTTCGTGGTGCTAAGCGATGGCAGCTACTTTGGAGAAATCAGCATCCTCAACATCAAGGGCAGCAGGGCAGGCAACCGAAGAACCGCCAACATCCGCAGCATCGGCTACTCTGACCTCTTCTGCCTGTCCAAAGATGACCTGATGGAGGCGCTGACCGAGTACCCAGACGCCAAGGCCATGCTGGAGGAGAAGGGACGACAAATCCTCATGAAG GACAATCTTCTGGATTTAGAGTTGGCCAAGCAGGGTCCCGATCCCAAAGACATGGAGGAAAAGGTGGTGAAGATCGGAAGCGTGTTGGATGACCTTCAGACACGCTTCGCCCGTCTCTTAGCCGAACACGAAGCTGCACAAGGAAAGCTGAAGAAGCGCGTGAATAAATTAGAAAAGAAGATGACAGACTCCGGTGGAGCAGGGCTCTCTGAGATGCTGGACCCAGAACCAACGACAGCtgagaagaaagaagagaaagaataA